From Herbiconiux flava, one genomic window encodes:
- a CDS encoding sugar-binding transcriptional regulator, translated as MADTAGAEKERDALRAAHLYYLQDLTMEAIATELHTSRSSVSRLLGYARDTGLVEIQVKSPLDRLSSLQERIRARHGVTAHVVPVPDSTAEVDRLERVAMSAARILGPFFDSNMTMGIAWGSTLSAVSRHLQEKVTHNSQIVQLNGASNARTTGIGYASEIMSRFGTAFGAYVQQFPVPAFFDDPRTKEVLWRERSIRRVLEIQKHMDIALFGLGSAYAEVPSHVYVGGYLDDDDFQQLGRSQVVGDVATVFYRADGSSEDIPMNARSSGPSLELLRKVSRRVCVVSGRSKLPALRGALAAGVMTDLIIDETTAHSLLED; from the coding sequence ATGGCCGACACCGCTGGCGCCGAGAAGGAGCGCGACGCGCTCCGCGCCGCCCACCTCTACTACCTGCAGGATCTGACGATGGAGGCCATCGCCACCGAGCTGCACACCTCGCGATCCTCCGTCTCCCGCCTGCTCGGTTACGCCCGCGACACGGGGCTCGTCGAGATCCAGGTGAAGTCGCCGCTGGACCGGCTGTCGAGCCTGCAGGAGCGGATCCGGGCCCGCCACGGGGTCACGGCGCACGTCGTGCCCGTGCCCGACTCGACCGCCGAGGTCGACCGCCTCGAGCGCGTGGCGATGAGCGCTGCACGGATTCTCGGGCCCTTCTTCGATTCCAACATGACCATGGGCATCGCCTGGGGCTCGACCCTGTCGGCCGTCTCGCGGCACCTGCAGGAGAAGGTCACGCACAACTCGCAGATCGTGCAGCTGAACGGCGCCTCGAACGCGCGCACGACGGGCATCGGCTACGCCAGCGAGATCATGAGCCGCTTCGGCACGGCCTTCGGGGCCTACGTGCAGCAGTTCCCGGTGCCGGCGTTCTTCGACGACCCGCGCACCAAGGAGGTGCTCTGGCGCGAGCGCAGCATCCGGCGGGTGCTCGAGATCCAGAAGCACATGGACATCGCGCTGTTCGGCCTCGGCTCGGCCTACGCCGAGGTGCCCTCGCACGTCTACGTCGGCGGCTACCTCGACGACGACGACTTCCAGCAGCTCGGCCGCTCGCAGGTGGTCGGCGACGTGGCGACGGTCTTCTACCGCGCCGACGGCTCGAGCGAGGACATCCCGATGAACGCCCGCTCCTCCGGCCCGTCGCTCGAGCTGCTGCGCAAGGTCTCGCGGCGGGTCTGCGTGGTGTCGGGGCGCTCGAAGCTGCCCGCCCTCCGCGGCGCACTGGCTGCCGGGGTGATGACCGACCTGATCATCGACGAGACGACGGCGCACTCACTGCTGGAGGACTGA
- the cofC gene encoding 2-phospho-L-lactate guanylyltransferase gives MTSPWTLVVPVKGTAEGKSRLMPERSAEERLLLAEAFTLDAVAALRAARTVGRVIVVTDAGSSIAARLRETVPGVEVLDDPGEGLNAAVARGIAAADDGPTAAMLGDLPTLVAGDVDEALEAAYAHPLAFVADAEGSGTTLITAAGSTAGAGLVPRFGAGSAGRHRAAGHVALALGDDSTLRHDVDTEAELQQAWRRGVGPATARVLESLKPPAASVLQQ, from the coding sequence ATGACTTCCCCGTGGACCCTCGTCGTACCCGTCAAAGGCACCGCCGAGGGCAAGAGCCGCCTGATGCCCGAGCGCTCCGCCGAAGAGCGCCTGCTGCTCGCCGAGGCGTTCACCCTCGACGCGGTCGCCGCGCTGCGGGCCGCCCGCACGGTCGGCCGAGTGATCGTGGTGACGGATGCCGGGTCGTCGATCGCCGCCCGGCTCCGCGAGACGGTGCCCGGTGTCGAGGTGCTCGACGATCCGGGTGAGGGGCTCAACGCGGCTGTCGCCCGCGGCATCGCCGCCGCCGATGACGGGCCGACGGCCGCGATGCTCGGCGACCTGCCCACGCTCGTGGCGGGCGACGTCGACGAGGCGCTCGAGGCCGCGTACGCGCATCCGCTCGCCTTCGTCGCCGACGCCGAGGGCTCGGGCACCACGCTCATCACCGCGGCCGGGAGCACGGCCGGCGCCGGACTCGTGCCCCGATTCGGAGCTGGCTCGGCCGGGCGCCACCGCGCCGCCGGTCACGTCGCCCTGGCGCTCGGCGACGACTCGACCCTGCGCCACGACGTCGACACCGAGGCCGAGCTGCAGCAGGCCTGGCGCCGCGGCGTCGGCCCCGCCACCGCCCGAGTGCTCGAGAGCCTCAAGCCTCCGGCGGCCTCAGTCCTCCAGCAGTGA
- a CDS encoding DUF6412 domain-containing protein has translation MTADSTRAAARALLRLAAVASGLGLVWFVSSSGALDSGAVTALALVATALAAGSVAAASVASVLRALRAVLARFVRASARPRPADDVDLPVTVVQSRPDAPGRPRTRAPGRLLAAA, from the coding sequence ATGACGGCCGACAGCACCCGCGCAGCAGCTCGCGCCCTGCTGCGCCTCGCCGCCGTCGCCTCAGGGCTCGGCCTCGTCTGGTTCGTCAGCTCGAGCGGCGCGCTCGACTCCGGCGCAGTGACGGCACTGGCTCTCGTGGCCACCGCTCTCGCAGCGGGGTCGGTCGCCGCGGCGTCCGTCGCATCCGTGCTGCGGGCACTGAGGGCCGTGCTCGCGCGGTTCGTGCGCGCATCCGCTCGCCCGCGCCCCGCCGACGACGTCGACCTGCCGGTCACCGTCGTGCAGAGCCGCCCCGACGCCCCCGGGCGTCCCCGCACGCGCGCACCCGGCCGCCTCCTCGCGGCCGCGTAG
- a CDS encoding YidC/Oxa1 family membrane protein insertase: MNIYAFGPVAAALDAASTVLQFLSSVLQPLAGGASAALAVVALTVLVRLVLIPVGVSQARAQRMRARLAPRLAELQRRHRRDPQRLQRETMALYASENASPLAGCLPLLLQAPVLSLVYGLFILPTINGHPNVLLTEWLLGAPLGTSFAAALSAVVSGHPLQASAGLAVLPGSPDALPALVVTGIVLVLLAAVALVSRRVTLALAPVPVVAPVSGSSSGSGSSSASASSSGGPGAAAGLPAALAPGGGLQRALSWLPLMTVVIAAFVPLAAALYLLVTTTWTVAERALLHRLIR, from the coding sequence GTGAACATCTATGCCTTCGGCCCCGTCGCGGCCGCGCTCGACGCCGCCTCGACGGTGCTGCAGTTCCTCTCGTCCGTCCTCCAGCCGCTCGCCGGCGGAGCCTCGGCCGCCCTCGCGGTGGTCGCCCTCACCGTTCTGGTGCGCCTCGTGCTGATCCCGGTGGGGGTCTCGCAGGCCCGCGCCCAGCGGATGCGCGCCCGCCTCGCCCCGCGCCTCGCCGAACTGCAGCGCCGGCACCGCCGCGACCCGCAGCGGCTGCAGCGTGAGACGATGGCGCTCTACGCGTCCGAGAACGCCTCGCCGCTCGCCGGCTGCCTGCCCCTGCTGCTGCAGGCGCCCGTGCTCTCGCTGGTCTACGGGCTGTTCATCCTGCCCACGATCAACGGGCACCCCAACGTGCTGCTCACCGAGTGGCTGCTCGGGGCACCGCTCGGCACCTCCTTCGCGGCGGCGCTCAGCGCAGTCGTCTCGGGGCATCCGCTGCAGGCGTCGGCGGGGCTCGCGGTGCTGCCCGGGTCTCCGGATGCTCTGCCCGCGCTCGTGGTGACCGGGATCGTGCTGGTGCTGCTCGCCGCGGTGGCCCTCGTGTCGCGGCGGGTGACGCTGGCGCTGGCACCGGTGCCGGTGGTCGCACCGGTGTCGGGCTCGTCGTCTGGGTCGGGCTCGTCGTCCGCGTCGGCCTCGTCGTCTGGCGGGCCCGGCGCGGCAGCGGGCCTGCCGGCGGCGCTGGCCCCGGGTGGCGGGCTGCAGCGCGCCCTCTCCTGGCTGCCGTTGATGACCGTCGTGATCGCCGCGTTCGTGCCGCTCGCCGCGGCGCTCTACCTGCTCGTCACCACCACGTGGACCGTGGCCGAACGGGCGCTCCTGCACCGCCTCATCCGCTGA
- a CDS encoding glycerol-3-phosphate dehydrogenase/oxidase: MTSTNDVRSSVEAIRSNPKTQVLIVGGGINGIGTFRDLALQGVDVVLVERGDYASGASAASSHMIHGGVRYLENGEFRLVRESVQERNRLLRLAPHYVKPLPTTIPIFSTFSGILSAPLRFLTHKQGKAKERGALLIKVGLLGYDSFSRDGGNVPRHKFVGRKKSLAKLPKLRGDVKYTATYYDAAVENPERLALDLVQDALATGSHARTANYLEAVGSNGDAVVLRDLVSGETFEVAADVVVNTSGPWTDLTNAALGESTTWMGGTKGSHIVLDNAELYEACAGGEVFFENNDGRIVLIYPLNGRVLVGTTDLEADITEPSVCTEEEVDYFFQLVKHVFPTIEVDRPQIVYRYSGIRPLPGHGDTAPGFVSRDYRIEQTAFGTSTKTKQLSLVGGKWTTFRALAEHLTNDTLALLGRTRKVSTTDLAIGGGAGFPTTPAATASWIKAHGADLGQERTRTLLARYGSNAAKVIDHIAALNATEATDAPLQTLPGYSTGEIDFLMGEHTVHLSDLVLRRSIIAFVGGLTQEVFDELSTLAQRSKGWSDETLADERRLAARNLRFFHGIVLEAANTAAAAVN; encoded by the coding sequence GTGACCAGCACCAACGATGTCCGCAGCAGCGTCGAAGCCATCCGCAGCAACCCCAAGACCCAGGTCCTGATCGTCGGCGGCGGCATCAACGGCATCGGCACGTTCCGCGATCTCGCGCTCCAGGGCGTCGACGTCGTGCTCGTCGAGCGCGGCGACTACGCCTCGGGCGCCTCGGCCGCCTCCAGCCACATGATCCACGGTGGCGTGCGCTACCTCGAGAACGGCGAGTTCCGCCTCGTGCGCGAGAGCGTGCAGGAGCGTAACCGCCTCCTCCGCCTGGCGCCGCACTACGTCAAGCCGCTGCCCACGACCATCCCAATCTTCTCGACCTTCTCGGGCATCCTGAGCGCCCCGCTGCGCTTCCTCACCCACAAGCAGGGCAAGGCCAAGGAGCGCGGCGCGCTGCTGATCAAGGTCGGCCTGCTCGGCTACGACTCCTTCTCGCGCGACGGCGGCAACGTGCCGCGCCACAAGTTCGTGGGACGCAAGAAGTCGCTCGCCAAGCTCCCGAAGCTCCGCGGCGACGTGAAGTACACCGCGACCTACTACGACGCCGCGGTCGAGAACCCCGAGCGGCTCGCGCTCGACCTGGTTCAGGATGCTCTGGCGACAGGCTCCCACGCCCGCACGGCCAACTACCTCGAGGCGGTCGGCTCGAACGGCGACGCCGTGGTGCTCCGTGACCTCGTCAGCGGCGAGACCTTCGAGGTCGCGGCCGACGTGGTCGTCAACACCTCCGGCCCCTGGACCGACCTGACCAACGCCGCCCTCGGCGAGTCCACGACGTGGATGGGCGGCACCAAGGGCTCGCACATCGTGCTCGACAACGCAGAGCTCTACGAGGCCTGCGCCGGCGGCGAGGTCTTCTTCGAGAACAACGACGGCCGCATCGTGCTGATCTACCCGCTGAACGGCCGCGTGCTCGTCGGCACCACCGACCTCGAGGCCGACATCACCGAGCCGAGCGTCTGCACCGAGGAGGAGGTCGACTACTTCTTCCAGCTGGTCAAGCACGTCTTCCCGACCATCGAGGTCGACCGTCCGCAGATCGTCTACCGCTACTCGGGCATCCGCCCGCTGCCCGGCCACGGCGACACCGCCCCCGGCTTCGTGTCGCGCGACTACCGCATCGAGCAGACCGCCTTCGGCACCTCGACGAAGACCAAGCAGCTCAGCCTGGTCGGCGGCAAGTGGACCACGTTCCGCGCCCTCGCCGAGCACCTGACGAACGACACCCTGGCGCTTCTCGGCCGCACCCGGAAGGTCAGCACCACCGACCTGGCGATCGGCGGCGGGGCGGGCTTCCCGACCACCCCGGCGGCCACCGCATCCTGGATCAAGGCGCACGGTGCCGACCTCGGCCAGGAGCGCACCCGCACCCTGCTCGCCCGCTACGGCAGCAACGCCGCGAAGGTCATCGACCACATCGCAGCGCTGAACGCCACCGAGGCGACGGATGCACCGCTTCAGACCCTGCCCGGGTACAGCACCGGCGAGATCGACTTCCTGATGGGCGAGCACACCGTGCACCTCAGCGACCTGGTGCTGCGCCGCAGCATCATCGCGTTCGTGGGCGGTCTGACCCAGGAGGTGTTCGATGAGCTGAGCACCCTGGCGCAGCGCTCGAAGGGCTGGTCGGACGAGACCCTCGCCGACGAGCGCCGCCTCGCGGCCCGGAACCTCCGCTTCTTCCACGGCATCGTGCTGGAAGCGGCGAACACGGCGGCAGCAGCCGTCAACTGA
- a CDS encoding epoxide hydrolase family protein, with amino-acid sequence MTTSPDQPTPASAQSSPVFPRAGDDALLDLRERLQRFRPVPQLDGPAFAGSELGVGPALLERLVEHWRDRFDWRAQESRLAALPWRQTERATVPVRAIVAEVPDAPVVLLLHGWPDSVLRFERLLPLLDDLTVVAPALPGYPFAAAADPAGLPPTAMADAVAAAMAEFGFDRYVVSAGDVGCDVAEALAARHPSAVSALHLTDVSQRHFLDAGPELLDDLDDEERAYVEHGRRWQAAEGGYMHEQSTRPWTLAAGLGDSPAGLAAWIVEKLVRWTDSDGRLENAFTLDEALTWVSAYWFSGAIGTSFAPYAANDPKDWPRIQAPTVFTVFPHDLVNAPRRFASRFFEVADWREYARGGHFAAWEQPADYAWGIRRALELAQG; translated from the coding sequence ATGACGACGTCCCCCGATCAGCCGACCCCCGCATCCGCTCAGAGCTCCCCCGTCTTCCCGAGGGCGGGTGACGACGCCCTGCTCGACCTGAGGGAGCGGCTTCAGCGCTTCCGCCCCGTGCCGCAGCTCGACGGCCCCGCCTTCGCCGGATCCGAGCTGGGCGTCGGGCCCGCGCTCCTCGAGCGCCTCGTCGAGCACTGGCGCGACCGCTTCGACTGGCGCGCCCAGGAGTCGCGGCTGGCCGCGCTGCCGTGGCGGCAGACCGAGCGGGCGACGGTTCCGGTGCGGGCGATCGTGGCCGAGGTGCCGGATGCTCCGGTCGTGCTCCTCCTGCACGGCTGGCCCGACTCCGTGCTGCGCTTCGAGCGGCTCCTGCCGCTGCTCGACGACCTGACGGTGGTGGCTCCCGCGTTGCCCGGCTACCCGTTCGCGGCCGCCGCGGATCCCGCCGGGCTGCCACCGACCGCGATGGCGGACGCCGTGGCCGCCGCGATGGCCGAGTTCGGCTTCGACCGCTACGTCGTCTCTGCCGGCGACGTCGGCTGCGACGTGGCGGAGGCGCTGGCCGCGCGGCACCCGTCGGCCGTGTCGGCGCTGCACCTCACGGACGTGTCGCAGCGGCACTTCCTGGACGCCGGCCCCGAGCTGCTCGACGACCTCGACGACGAGGAGCGCGCCTACGTTGAGCACGGGCGTCGCTGGCAGGCGGCCGAGGGCGGCTACATGCACGAGCAGTCCACCCGCCCGTGGACGCTGGCCGCCGGCCTCGGCGACTCCCCCGCCGGACTCGCCGCGTGGATCGTCGAGAAGCTCGTGCGCTGGACCGACTCCGACGGCCGCCTCGAGAACGCCTTCACCCTCGACGAGGCGCTGACCTGGGTGAGCGCCTACTGGTTCTCGGGCGCGATCGGCACCTCGTTCGCGCCGTACGCGGCGAACGACCCGAAGGACTGGCCGCGCATCCAGGCCCCCACCGTGTTCACGGTCTTCCCGCACGACCTCGTGAACGCACCCCGCCGCTTCGCCTCCCGCTTCTTCGAGGTGGCCGACTGGCGCGAGTACGCGCGCGGCGGCCACTTCGCGGCGTGGGAGCAGCCGGCCGACTACGCCTGGGGCATCCGCCGCGCCCTGGAGCTGGCGCAGGGCTGA
- a CDS encoding MIP/aquaporin family protein, whose product MDNLGIDFVSELVGTALLVLLGCGVVANVALVRTKGFNGGTLMVNIGWGLAVFAGVIVSYASGAHLNPAVTLGLLANGAKTFGSAATPVDVNALSVIAYIGAQLIGAIIGAVFVWLAYKQHFDEEPDAANKLGVFSTGPAIRSYGWNLVTEIIGTFVLVFVVIGFGGGRQGEGGLAALGALPVALLVIAIGASLGGPTGYAINPARDLGPRLAHAFLPIKGKGSSDWSYSWVPVVGPIIGGVLAGLLAIPLLPILT is encoded by the coding sequence GTGGACAATCTCGGTATCGACTTCGTATCGGAGCTGGTGGGCACAGCCCTCCTGGTGCTCCTGGGCTGCGGTGTGGTCGCCAACGTGGCGCTCGTGCGCACCAAGGGCTTCAACGGCGGCACGCTCATGGTCAACATCGGCTGGGGCCTCGCGGTCTTCGCCGGTGTGATCGTGTCGTACGCCTCGGGCGCGCACCTGAACCCGGCGGTCACCCTGGGACTTCTCGCCAACGGCGCGAAGACCTTCGGCTCGGCGGCCACTCCGGTCGACGTCAACGCCCTCTCCGTCATCGCGTACATCGGCGCGCAGCTGATCGGTGCAATCATCGGCGCGGTGTTCGTCTGGCTGGCGTACAAGCAGCACTTCGACGAGGAGCCCGACGCGGCCAACAAGCTGGGCGTGTTCTCGACCGGTCCGGCCATCCGCTCCTACGGCTGGAACCTGGTCACCGAGATCATCGGCACCTTCGTGCTGGTGTTCGTCGTGATCGGCTTCGGCGGCGGACGACAGGGCGAGGGCGGCCTCGCAGCTCTCGGCGCCCTCCCGGTGGCGCTGCTCGTGATCGCGATCGGCGCGTCGCTCGGTGGCCCGACGGGCTACGCGATCAACCCGGCCCGTGACCTCGGCCCGCGCCTGGCGCACGCCTTCCTGCCGATCAAGGGCAAGGGCAGCTCCGACTGGTCGTACTCCTGGGTTCCCGTCGTGGGCCCGATCATCGGTGGCGTGCTGGCCGGTCTGCTGGCCATCCCTCTGCTGCCGATCCTCACCTGA